Within the Mixophyes fleayi isolate aMixFle1 chromosome 5, aMixFle1.hap1, whole genome shotgun sequence genome, the region AACAATGAAGCCAGTTCACCTTCTGAACCTGCACATTGTCACTGACCCCCAATATTCACACATAAGGACAGAGAGATACAGAATGTCAGATAGTAACACGGACAAACAATGACGCTCTGTCCACAATGTGTCAAGGTTTCGGCTCCAGAATCATCTCTACGCTTCAGACACCGTCTGGTTTGTTTATAAGAAGATTATCAGCCCAATAATGTCAGTTTATTCATCTCCCGGCGATCTGTGGGACAATGTTTCTTTACTGGATTGTTTCATCCAATTATCATCATTATATTTACAAAACAGAATCAAAAGCTGCAGCTTCAGCTTAATGTCTATCTAGAACTTCTGTGTCTTATATGAGACTTGTGGCTGCAGTTAGAGGCTGATTGATATTGGAGGAATAAGTAAAACATAATCAGTCTGATTGATGGTAATCGCTACTCTCACTATTACCAGGATTTATAGCAGAGTAACGTCTCCTCCAGTCACAGccagaattctagcgcctggggcgagaaagacaaatgccgccctctTGGCCCTCAATTTGAACCAcaataacctaaaatattcctaaattacatcccccttcagcgttgcgccctgggcggtcgcccctgacacacagccctagttacagccctgcctGCAGTATTATAACTAGACGGTATAAACGTTCTCAGCGCAGGAATGTGTCGTTAGTCGCCAGCACAGAGCCGCTCAGTGTAACTGGCCCCGCCCAGCAGGAAAATAcctccccactattaaataaccAATCAGCTTTTAGCTGTCATAATTCTAGTGATTGGTTGTTGCATgtgacatacttgcctacttgttGTGACCTTGGAgaccttgggggggggggttggaagaGCAAgtgcagggggcgtggccatgcgatTCACATCACCACGGTCCCAGACCCCTGCGCAATATTGAAATTGAGTCATCATCCTTTGGGGGAGCCATGATGAAGCAAATTGCGTATTCAAGGCCCCTTTCGGCCTCTTTACAAAACGGAGAGGGGTTTGAGGAGACTGGCCTTGTCTACCCGGAATCTGCGAGTCTCCTAGATGCACCATGGGACATATTATGTCACCCCCTCTAGACCATGCTGCCATGGACTTCTGCCTCCGTAGTAGGATACGGTAGGTACAGATCTGTCTCCTCTACACCATGCTGCCATAGTCCTCTGCCTCAGTAGTAGGATACGGTAGGTACAGATCTGTCTCCTCTACACCATGCTGCCATAGACTTCTGCCACAGTAGTATGATACGGTAGGTACAGATCTGTCTCCTCTACACCATGCTGCCATAGTCCTCTGCCTCAGTAGTAGGATACGGTAGGTACAGATCTGTCTCCTCTACACCATGCTGCCATAGACTTCTGCCACAGTAGTAGGATACGGTAGGTACAGATCTGTCTCCTCTACACCATGCTGCCATAGTCCTCTGCCTCAGTAGTAGGATACGGTAGGTACAGATCTGTCTCCTCTACACCATGCTGCCATAGACTTCTGCCTCGGTAGTATGATACGGTAGGTACAGATCTGTCTCCTCTACACTGTGCTGCCATAGTCCTCTGCCTCAGTAGTATGATATGGTAGATACAGAACTGCCCCCTCTACACCATGCTGCCATAGACCTCTGCCTCGGTAGTATGATACGGTAGGTACAGAACTGCCCCCTCTACACCATGCTGCCATAGTCCTCTGCCTCGGTAGTATGATACGGTAGGTACAGATCTGTCTCCTCTACACCATGCTGCCATAAACTTCTGCCTCAGTAGTATGATACGGTAGGTACAGATCTGTCTCCTCTACACCATGCTGCCATAGACTTCTGCCTCAGTAGTATGATATGGTAGGTACAGATCTGTCTCCTCTACACCGTGCTGCCATAGTCCTCTGCCTCAGTAGTATGATATGGTAGATACAGAACTGCCCCCTCTACACCATGCTGCCATAGACCTCTGCCTCAGTAGTATGATATGGTAGGTACAGAACTGCCCCCTCTACACCGTGCTGCCAAAGTCCTCTGCCTCAGTAGTAGGATACGGTAGGTACAGATCTGTCTCCTCTACACCATGCTGCCATAGACTTCTGCCTCAGTAGTATGATATGGTAGATACAGAACTGCCCCCTCTACACTGTGCTGCCATAGACCTCTGCCTCAGTAGTATGATATGGTAGATAATTTGGTAGATAATAATATGATTATAATAACATAATTGATAGTAATAATATAGTAGATATTTCTGGAAGTAGAAGTACAATCAGTCTGTGCAGTTGAATATCGGTTTCATGTGTTTAATTCCTTGTTCATAGACTGAATGATGAATTCTTTGCTGATGGAAGCTGCCGGTCTGGGCTGCAGATTAACAAGTGAAATCTTTGCCACGATTTGTATACAGCCACTGACGTCAGGTTAATTAGTATTATGTGTATTTCTATATTTAGATGTTAAGAATTTGACACTTACAAATAGTAGAGAAACAACATATCTGAGATAAAGAAAAGGCAATTGtgataattaccaggtagtcagATTGTAGAGAGTGGAGAGGGGAGTAAGAGTAAAGGATTAGTTAGgtggaagagaggaggagaggaataGGGAGGTAGATGGAGAGAGCGGCTGGGTCTAGAAACGGGATCTTCAGGATTGGGGATATGAGCCCGTGTTTAAGGACAGATGGGAATGTGTCGgcggagagagacaggttgaagggTAAGAGACGGGCATGGAGTGTGAGCGAGTGAGCGGAGAAGATTATGGGGAACAGGTTCGGGGGGTGAGTGGCAGATTGCGGTGTTGGAGGATGAGATGGGTGCTTGGAAGTTGTCCTCATTGGACAGTAGGCGGATTGGGGAGCTGCTTTTCTGGAAAGAGGAAGCCAATCCAGGTAGGACAGGGTAATTGTAGGAGAGAGACGTATTAATGAAGTGGATTGGTGTCGCTGTGAGTGTGGATTTGGGTGGACGGAGGGGGGAGCATGAGATAAGGTCAGGGTGATGGAAAGGAAGTTGTGGTTGGAGAGCAGAAAGGACAAGATGGAGAAGATTAAGAAGGAAAGGCGTTGAGAAGAGTCCATAGAGTCctcatcacagtgggtgggagatgtgGACTAATGGGAGAGACCACAGGAGGAAGTGAGTGATAGAAGTTTTGTAGCAGCAGAGACAGTGGGGTCATCAATAGCAGCGTTGGTATCACCTTGTATGAGAGTAACTAGGACAAAGGATGGGAAGTGAACCAGACAGTGACAATGTGAAGGAGCTGGGAGACCGGGGGGGTCTataactacatttttattaattttaagtaCATTGATGTTTAGCACTAAACTGTTTCTTTTCTGCCATTTATTTTGTGCTTCAATGAATGGAAACGGCACCTCCGAAGCCAGGTGTAGCGCTGCCATAGACAGCAGGGGAGTGTTATGTGCTTCACACTTGTATCTAAAACCTTTGTGTTCATATCAAAATGTGGTTATTGCTATTTTGGGAGACATCTAACTCTAATGACACAATCAATGTCAACATTACAGATACCAATATATTAATACAGTAATTgaaaagaaagaacaaaaaaataaaaagtaacctCTAACGGATAAGTGTGGGAAATAACAGGTGTGGAGATCGGATCAACGCAGGATGACAGATCAAGGTCGCCTCCTCGGATGAATTCACAGGACAATTACACAGTGTCCAGGGACGGCCCGGGCTGGGGACACTGAACCCTTTCACAGGTCGCTGTCTGCAGATTCCCGGCCCTGTCTGACTGCAGATAATGAGCTGACATCTCAGAACAATTCAGACCTGACTCTATCCAGGCCGGAGAGGGGGGGGCTGACATCTGTCAGGATGCGCTATTCATGTCCAGCTCAATGATATTCAGTCGTGGCCTCGCTGCAAATTAGCTGCACTGACCGGAGGTTGGATGCAGGAAATGTTACTACACAGAACCGTTTATATATAGATTTCATTACTATGAATGTTTCATTACTTTTACCTCTCAACATGTGTGCAGCCAGGTCACACGTGTGCTTCCTTGTCCCTATCTCATGGTAGATTGCAAGCTCTATGTACACTTTACTTACATATAATGTCTGGGCACCTTTTCCCAGTATTATAACTCTGTGTAAGCTGTATACATATTCATAGAGCAGTAATCATAACGTCAATATTGGAAGGTAGAACAGATACATGAGAGGCAGCAGGGCAGGAACATTATATCGTCCGGGCACTAACGAAATCTGGGCAGGGGCCCAGCTAGAGCATTGTCATGAACCTCTGAGGCCCCTGATCACCCCCTCAGGCCCCCGCTCTGCTCTCAATACTGACCCATACACTCACACTCACCTGCACACTCACCTACtctcagacacacacactcacaaaccaTGAAATGCAAACACACACCTGCACAAAGTCCTACACTCGCGCACACTCAACTACACACTCACTCATCTACACTCACACAGGTACTCATCTACACACTCACACTCAactacattcacacacacactctcactcaTCTACACACACTCACTTACTCACTCACACACAGCTGTCTTGGCAATATTGACAGAGCCAATATGCCACCGATAATTCTCAGCAGCATCAAATGTGCCCGGGCTATGCCCACCCAACAATTGTCAGTGACCACGTCTGCAAGTGAAACTGTGCCCAGCAATATCTAATACAGCCATCATGCCCACCAATGTGATGTGCCCCTGGCAATCCTCACCCAGCAATATCTAATACATCAGTGACAATATACAGGACAAAAGAACAGAAAGTGACTCTATATAAAAAGGACAAGAGACATTTACATTGATAAAAGCACATTACATTTTGCTGGAGATCATGTTGGTCCCTAAATTCCTGAAAATCTGTGGCTGTTATTTGGACCCTCCCTGCACACAAGTATTTCCAGGAACGTGGTCCCCACCCCTCTGCAGAGTGTAGAAACCGCCAGATGACAGGACTGCGCTACTGACTGCTATCCAGGTGCTGCCCGCATGTAAATCAGCAGCACTGCGTCTAGAAGCTGACATCTGATAAGCAACGCTCTGCAGGAAGATGAACAGCATGAGGCCACCTGAGAGCCAGCGACAGGAAGCAAATCTGGATTTAATCAATCGCAGGGACAGGAGCGAAGCGCGATGCCAATTACCAGCAGGAACAACCAGTAAAATCCACAACTGACTTATTATTCAACGTCTCAAACTGATGTCAGCTGAGAAAAGAGCAATCTCCAAATCAGATGGTGCAGAGTCACCACGGAGCACACAGTGAGGATCCTATGAGGATATAGAGGAGACCGATCACAAAGTGCGCTCACTGTGCTACAGAGAACAACGCGGTTTTGCACCACTGGGCGCAAAGTTCACTTTAAGTGACCACTTCCTCTGTGTGCGGAGAGTTAGAGACACATTCAGCcagagctgccatcagaaactgtggggcccagtactactTAATCTGGCGGGGGCCCCCACCCCTCTCCgggtccagtactaattaatctggcgtgGGCCCTCCTCCCgatacatgtgcacccctccgtcttcgccatacatgtgccccctatccctcatcacagaaCATTCCCCCCCCACtgcctcatcacagtaaatattcccctccccccacattaaatgtctccctctcccctcctcgcaatcacagtaaatgttccccccagtttatgacccccccacagttaaggcccccccccaatcacagttaaggtcctcctctccccctccacagttatggcccccccccaggctctccctccccccctcaatAAAAGGACTAGCTAATTAACTtgccttctcctccgcgatgctgcagcttcCGGTCACTGATATACTGGGAGCGCGGCGCACAGTGATGATATCACCGCGccacgctcccagcctatcagagtcagagctgcagcatcgcggagaagaatgtaagaaataaaaggggcagcacggtcagtgactgcggggcccggacagtccagggagtccggacagacggagaggtctgtctgggccccctagtctgttcgggcccctcacagcagtactggccgtacccccctgatggcggccctgtcttttagatataaaataaatactattgaTCACATCTCAATTATCGGATACCTCTGAGAAAATGACTTCTGATCCAAGCACAATTTGTACAAACAGAAATGTATCTGCCACATGCTCCAGCCCCGGAAATTGCTCTAATGAAAGTCAATTAACATTTAAATGGTGAACAGATCCTATccattcaccaggaaccagtgacatcactgagatgtcactggttcctattcactggataggctgcactctcagtgatgtcactggttcaaattcactggataggctgcattctcagtgatgtcactgattcctagtgactggataggctgcactcagtgatgtcactggttcctagtgactggataggctgcactctcagtgatgtcactggttcctagtgaatggataggctgcactctcagtgatgtcactggttcctagtgactggacaggctgcactctcagtgatgtcactggttcctagtgactggataggctgcattctcagtgatgtcactggctcctagtgactggataggctgcactctcagtgatgtcactggttcctaatgactggataggctgcactctcagtgatgtcactggttcctagtgactggataggctgcactctcagtgatgtcactggttcctagtgactggataggctgcactctcagtgatgtcactggttcctagtgaatggataggctgcactctcagtgatgtcactggtttctagtgactggataggctgcattctcagtgatgtcactggttcctagtgattggataggctgcattctcagtgatgtcactggttcctagtgactggataggctgcactctcagtgatgtcactggttcctaatgactgtataggctgcactctcagtggtgtcactggttcctaatgactggataggctgcactgtcATGAATATTAACTCAGCCCACAAACTGGGCGACTACATTATGTGTTTCGGCAACAAGTGCACTTCAAAGTTAATTTTCCAAACCTGCTGTTGTAGACCGTTTCTCTGTCACACAGCAATATAACAATATACTAGAGATTGTATTTATCCCAGAACATATTCATTTTCATCTCAGGCTGCTCAGTATACAGACCCAGCAGCATTACCGGACACCTGACTCTGCCAAAAGGACATCCAGGCTCCAGACATTCTTTCCATATGAAATCTGCGGAGGGGAATGTGAGGAACTGGATAATTTCCTTCAAGGAGGAGACTGATGTAAACCTGTGGCCGTAGTACAGTGTAGGACAGATATAGACCTGACGCCACAGGTAACGCAGGGAGTGTAGACGTCATCTTACATTATCAGTAACAGGAGTGTGTTATTGTCAGTATTGCTTCATGTTGTTCTGATCCCCGACTCTGCAGCATCTGTCTGGGGTTCCTCCCATCTGTGTTTCATTTGGGACGCAAATCGGTGAATATTAAACAGAGAGTTCACCAGAACATCTCCGGAAAGCGGTTCAACATCTGGTGGACTCTCCTACCTGCGGGGAGGATGTGTCAGATGGGATGTACGATGGGAAGTCAAGTAGACACCAAGAGCGTCCACAGGCAGCAAACAGTAAATGTGACTTCACAAGACAGGTGCTTATTATCCCATATACTGGGAACACACAGGTCTAGTAATAAGAGGGgcgataaggctgattttctatcaTTAAGGTAACGCTGAAGCAGCTGAGCGACGCTCTGCTGCCCTCATCATGCTGACCCGGGGtgttaagggttaacttaccgaCGCGCCCGGTCACTCTCAGGGATGAGGTCACACATGGGCATTTAAAGATGGCGATAAAAGAGGGATTGCTGCAGTATTTTATTATGAAAGAGTGAACATATGGACACAGGTAGGTAGTACTAATGAGAACGTGGAAGTAGGGATTTACCAATtacaagtgatgacatcagaactcatcatttatacagttattatttacaagacattatacatatataagcaTCACTGGTGCATTATACTTATATCACATTAATAAACAGTGCATTATATTtataaaccaccagatattaCCACCAGGAGACATAGGCCCCCGTCACACAATGTTACTATTTTGCAGAGGATGCCTCAATGATTTAGAGTTAGTGGGCTGAAATAAGTGGTCTGTGAAGACCCCCAATCACCCATAAGCTGATTACTTCTGCTCTGTATAGGGACAGCTGGGAGGAGATCAGACACCTGTCAAATTATTGTCATTATATACAGAGAGGTCTCACTTCTCATCTACACCTCATTCACGGATTAAAGCTGatgattatatagatatatacaatgtGTCTGAGCATTTACAACAGCCCAGATTCCTGGACAGCTGTGAGTGATGACTGGAATAGATTCCGACTGAAATAGAGAGATCCCTACTGAATTAGAGAGATTCCTAACGAACAAGAGAGATCTCTACTGAAATAGAGAGAGCCCTACTGAATGAGAGAGAACCGTACTGATCGAGAGAGATCCCTACTGAATAAGAGATGCCTAGAGAGAGATCATTACTGAAATAGAGATCCCTTCTGAATTAGAGAGCTCCCTACTGAACAAGAGAGATCCCTACTGAATTAGAGAGATCATTACTGAATTAGAAAGAGCTCTACTGAATGAGAGAGATCCCTACTGACTGAGAGAGATGCCTTCTAAATGAGTAAGATTTCTACTGGATTAGAGATCCCTACGGAACGAGAGAGATCCCTACTGAACGAGAGAGATCGCTACTGAATGAGAGAGATCCCTACTGAATGAGAGAGATTCCTACTGAACGGGAGAGATACCTACTGAACGAGATAGGACCCGACTTAATGAGAGAGATGCCTACTGGATGAGAGATCCCTATGGAACGAGAGAGATCCCTACTGAATGAGATTCCTATTGAACGAGAGAGATACCTACTGAACAAGATAGATCCCTACTAATTGAGAGAGATGCCTACTGGATGAGAGATCCCTACTGGATGAGAGAGATCCCTACTGAATGAGAGAGATCCCTACTGAATGAGAGCGATTCCAACTGAACGAGAGAGATCCCTACCAAATGAGAGAGATCCCTACTTAATAAGAGAGATGCCTACTGGATGAGAGATCCCTATGGAACGAGAGAGATCCCTCTGAATTAAATTCCTATTGAACGAGATAGATCCCGACTAAATGAGAGCGATGCCTACTGGATGAGAGATCCCTATGGAACGAGAGAGATCCCTACTGAACATCACATCTTCCTCCGCTGGACAGAGCACAGCTCCTGGGTAATTTCCCCACATACTAGGACAGGTAGAAGTATATATGATTCCATCAAATGATGATACTAAGAACCTGTCTCTTGTCTTCTGTGCTGGTAATAAACATGGGCATGGCctataaatgcaaaaatgtatgccCCCACATGGAAGATTGAGACTTTTTAAATTGAGATTATTTCAAGGAAACATGGTGTATAGAAGACACATTTCAAGTGGGGGAAGAAAATGCCCCCTCCCACAAATGGACTTGTGTTTACATCTGTCTCTACCAATCCTCAAAGTGAAATCTATGTGTTGGGCTATGGTTTATATGAGACCCTTTTTGCATCACAGAGCTGTTATTGTTGAGGTCAGCCTTGCATAGAGGCAAGTGTTGCCCCCATGGCTGTTCCCAATTTagtcatgtgacacaaatggGTGGGTCATGTTTAATGACAGACAGCTTGTGTCAGCTGTACAGATAGTCTTGTCTGCAGGGGCTGAGCAGTTTAACAGTATAGTTTACATCCCACCAATAATGTCATATTCAATGTGTCACTAATTATCAAGATGGATCAAGAGGTGTTTGTTATCCAAAACAGGACAAGCAGCTAGTAATCACAAATGGGTGGATAAGAATAAATAAGGAAGGGTTTGTTATATAGATGGGTTTAATGGAGGTTAATAATCAGTGATGGTCTCTATGTACCGATAACGCCTTACCTGCATAATGCTCCGGTGTTCTCCACAATATAGCATTGTCCTCCATTGAAGCAGTAGGTGGGGTAGATCTCACACAGCGACTTACACGAGTTGTTGCGTCTCACGTAGCCGTTTCTGCACTCAGTGCTATTTTCGTTTGTTCCCGACATGGTCTGTGTTTGGTCCTTGTTAACTTCAGGGTGAGACTTGGGGGAGAGCTCTCCACGGAAGAGAATGTCTTGCCTGCTGGTCGGCTGCTCGTCGACCATTACAGTCCTCATCTTTGGGGTCAGAGTAGCAGCTTTAAGGACTTTACCAACTTCCTTAGCGGTGACTTCATCATCCAAGTCCTCGGCTTCCTCAAGGTCATCATCTTCATCGTCATCTTCAATACCCCCCTCCTCATATTCATCTGCGTAGAAAGAAGGGGTGGGGTAAAAGTATGAGTCATCGAAAGGTGAGAAGTCATCATAGTGTAAGGGTTTGTGCCAAGGTGCAAGCTTATCGTGGAGGGTCTTGGTGGAGTCCCCACCAGCAAAGGAGGAACCTGGGAAATGAGGAAACCCCCAGTGCTCATCTATGTCAGAGGGGTCATTATAATCTATGTCTATAAGGTCAGACGGGGACTCAGAGGGTCTCGGTGGACCATTAGGTGGGACACTAGTAGAAAATAAATCTGCTGTTTTTTCGGTAACCACTGCAATATCAGTGCCCCCTTGAGCTCCCTGCGCTGTGGACTGACTGGACATTTTCTCCAAAATTGTTAAAGGTCCCTGAGATTTCCCTGCCTCAAAACTGACTTCTTTCCTGGACTTGTCAGGACTCTGACTGCGAGGTTCTGTACCTGAAGGAGATGGAGGCTGCAGAGTTGCTTCACTGGACACTTGCAGGAGGTGGTCAATTTCAGCAGAGTCCGGGCTGATGGCTTTATCCGTAGATGGGTTCATCAGGGCGTTGCTTCCAGCAGTGGACGTCTGGGATGGTGTAGAAGTGGCCATGCCCAAAAGCTCACCTAGATCCCATTCTGTATTCAGTGAGCTGGAGTGTGTGGCTTGACCTAACGGCATCTTCACACGAGGGTCACCACTTCCAGAGTCTTCTTGGCTTTCTGTCCCTGAAAGTTTATCGCCTTTGATCAAGCTCTTTCTAAATTCCAAGTCAATAGTTCCTTGCCCAACAGGCCACCCCAAGGTCGTCACAGACTCCACACTTCCACCATTACCCTCAGACAGCAATGACCTTGAAGGAGGTTTCCCGTTGACGTAAGTTTTCCCACCACATCCCGCACAAACCGATGAATCGCTGTTGTCCATATTTATCCTAGTGGGCTGGTCCTTCAAAGTACTCACTGTAGTTGGAGCTCCATCGGCTTGGCCAGTAGGAGCTGCTGAAGATGCCAGAGATTTATGTGGTGGCTTTTTCTGAGATATTTTTGCCTTCGTTACACTCCAAGATTTATTGTCCAAGAATGAGTCTTCCCCACTAGACCTGGGCTCCTTGCCAGATGTCTTTACATCTAACTTGCCCTTTGTCAGAAGAGAAAGAAGGACCACTGCTGCTGGATCCTTATACGACTCCTCCCCTTCATCCAGGGTCAACAGACCAGTTCCGTTTGTGGGGTCTGACTCACAGGTAGAGGTTTAATAAAAGACaaaaagggaagaaaaatagAGATATTTCAGAAAGTGTCATGTAATTAATTTGTTTAGTGCAATGAGTAAATGTTGTGTTGTATTCTGCCTATACGTTGGATTATCTCTTGACGTGACTGTTTTAATGAGGCGCCTGAACAGAGATAGAGAATGTGTTCTGGATTCATCACCCAGAAATACAAGAAAAGCGATATTTCACAGCGCATTAAAACATTAAACCCACATAGaacgttttttttccctttaaatagcGAGTTAAGTACCTCTTAAGAATGCATCTGATAAtattttttcttagctatcctcctgcAAATCATTCTCTCACAAAATTATCTCATGCTCTATTAAGATTTCTCTGGCGGTTGCAAAAAAATATGGCTGCATCAGGTTCACACAGTTCTCAGTATGTCACGTGATGGCAGATGGGGAAGGggattttacagtgcagacagagctcggAGGAGTGTTCCAAAGCAagtctgctcactacatcatatgtcatgtgactgtggttgccatggtaattcaAAATTATAactcattaatagcagcctgaagaaacaaacaaagGACAAATGGTGATTACCGTCATTCTTATTACAgtgatttatattaaaaacacagATCATTTTTTCACGGGAATGCTGCTTATTAAAATTAGTTGTTTGCAGTCAAATTTTTTATCCCTTCATACTGTCTTAATGAGCTAATTACTGTTAAAGACCATATAGATTAGCGCACTAAAAAAATGGATACTAAATTGCTCTTagctcaaaaataaaataaacaagactGAAAAGGCTATGCTATGTTTATTCTTCTAAATTATTCTTCTAAATAGTGGTGGGGTGGGGAGGAAAGGGGTTGTTgctaaaacaattttaaaaaataacacttttattatttgaaaaaaaaaaacatattattgaaaaaaatattgcaaaaaaacatatttttttaaataactatttcAATATATAAGTTCCTATATAAAAGTTCAAA harbors:
- the CSPG5 gene encoding chondroitin sulfate proteoglycan 5 isoform X4, whose translation is MDPWLRRWSLVTLLGCLLAACTGGTAGDPTNGTGLLTLDEGEESYKDPAAVVLLSLLTKGKLDVKTSGKEPRSSGEDSFLDNKSWSVTKAKISQKKPPHKSLASSAAPTGQADGAPTTVSTLKDQPTRINMDNSDSSVCAGCGGKTYVNGKPPSRSLLSEGNGGSVESVTTLGWPVGQGTIDLEFRKSLIKGDKLSGTESQEDSGSGDPRVKMPLGQATHSSSLNTEWDLGELLGMATSTPSQTSTAGSNALMNPSTDKAISPDSAEIDHLLQVSSEATLQPPSPSGTEPRSQSPDKSRKEVSFEAGKSQGPLTILEKMSSQSTAQGAQGGTDIAVVTEKTADLFSTSVPPNGPPRPSESPSDLIDIDYNDPSDIDEHWGFPHFPGSSFAGGDSTKTLHDKLAPWHKPLHYDDFSPFDDSYFYPTPSFYADEYEEGGIEDDDEDDDLEEAEDLDDEVTAKEVGKVLKAATLTPKMRTVMVDEQPTSRQDILFRGELSPKSHPEVNKDQTQTMSGTNENSTECRNGYVRRNNSCKSLCEIYPTYCFNGGQCYIVENTGALCRCNTQDYIWHKGLRCESIITDFQVMCVAVGTAALVVLLLFMMTVFFAKKLYLLKTENYKLRKRKRIPTLLRRFRICPRLV